A stretch of the Diprion similis isolate iyDipSimi1 chromosome 14, iyDipSimi1.1, whole genome shotgun sequence genome encodes the following:
- the LOC124414755 gene encoding feline leukemia virus subgroup C receptor-related protein 2-like: MKNQQITNNDVVQHLKTECAEENEETVSGSPFKVRVFKRRWLQLFLFVLCGICSSYQSPQFTIISHIISRYYDVSVLAVASTNIMLMVGYSVFLFPGLFLMERIGMKWTVVIGAALTCLGAWIKVLATAPDRFPVLLTGQAIVAVSQVFISPVPGKLAAFWFGKNELALATAIGCYAVQIGVLTCCLSVPIFVKNHDDVEKIGQELSAIYWILAIACSVVTVGVFFLFQDEPSIPPSESRALQKSTHENFGEGVLVSLKKIVIENKNFVILWNSYGLIVGMFLSMGIASNPLFLTRFKDSEVDLGIIGVLMFSLGTIGSVIIASILDKTKKFRVISIAVTSSSVLCQILFAVTLIMEIKWTVFLSASLFGISLISYSAIGFELCAEATYPESQALSSGILSIAGQLYGAILTPLTLKVIGVYGDIAGHVVIAVILILGTFLTITNKIDLRRQRAEEHAAQYNALSQGASHQIDK, from the exons atgaaaaatcaacaaatCACTAACAATGACGTCGTGCAGCATCTTAAGACTGAATGTGCAGAGGAGAACGAGGAGACCGTGAGTGGCAGTCCGTTCAAAGTCCGGGTTTTCAAAAGACGGTGGCTTCAGCTTTTCTTATTTGTTTTATGCGGCATATGCAGCAGCTATCAATCGCCTCAATTCACGATCATCAGCCATATTATAAGTCG GTACTACGACGTCTCGGTCTTAGCAGTCGCATCGACCAACATCATGTTGATGGTGGGCTACTCAGTTTTCCTCTTCCCTGGCTTGTTTTTAATGGAACGGATAGGCATGAAATGGACAGTCGTCATAGGAGCCGCACTCACGTGTCTTGGAGCTTGGATTAAGGTTTTGGCAACAGCACCAGATCGGTTTCCGGTTCTTCTGACAGGCCAGGCGATAGTTGCGGTCAGTCAGGTTTTCATTTCTCCAGTTCCGGGAAAATTGGCAGCATTCTGGTTCGGAAAAAACGAACTTGCCCTTGCTACCGCCATCGGCTGCTACGCGGTTCAGATCGGCGTGTTAACCTGCTGCTTGTCCGTTccaattttcgtcaaaaaccACGATGACGTCGAAAAAATTGGGCAGGAATTGTCCGCTATTTACTGGATACTCGCGATTGCATGTTCAGTCGTGACGGTGGGCGTATTTTTTC TTTTTCAGGATGAACCTTCCATTCCACCGAGCGAGTCACGTGCGCTTCAAAAATCCACGCACGAGAATTTTGGTGAAGGGGTTTTGGTgtccttaaaaaaaatagtaatagaGAACAAAAACTTCGTCATTCTTTGGAACTCTTATGGTTTGATTGTTGGCATGTTTCTCTCAATGGGGATAGCTTCTAATCCGTTGTTCTTAACTCGCTTCAAG GACAGCGAAGTTGATCTAGGAATAATAGGGGTGTTGATGTTCTCTCTGGGTACCATAGGTTCGGTAATCATCGCATCAATTCTCGACAAAACGAAGAAATTCAG AGTCATCAGCATCGCCGTGACCAGTTCCTCCGTACTTTGTCAAATACTTTTCGCCGTTACCTTGATCATGGAAATTAAATGGACGGTGTTTCTGTCAGCTTCGCTTTTCGG CATTTCTCTCATCAGTTACAGCGCGATTGGATTTGAATTATGTGCCGAAGCGACTTACCCCGAGTCTCAGGCACTGTCATCGGGGATTTTGAGCATCGCAGGACAATTGTATGGCGCTATCCTAACTCCACTTACCCTCAAGGTGATAGGCGTGTACGGAGACATAGCTGGACACGTGGTCATTGCCGTCATTCTTATCCTAGGAACTTTTTTGACGAtaacgaataaaattgatCTGCGTAGGCAAAGAGCTGAAGAACATGCTGCACAATATAATGCGCTGAGTCAAGGAGCGTCACATCAAATTGACAAGTGA